ATTCTGATGAGCATGGAGCCGGCGATTGCCGCGCTCTCCGGCCTGCTGTTTCTCAGCGAGCGCCTGACCCTCAGCCAATGGTTGGCGATCAGCGCCATCATCCTTGCCTCGGCCGGTGCGGCGGCAACCATCAGGCCGAAAGCCAAGCCGCTTTAAGCTCCAACGCGGGCCTGCTCAAGTGGGAGGGGCTTTAGCCGCGACAAAGCAAAACCGCAGCCCCTAATCGCGGCTAAAGCCCCTCCCACAGCATCAATTAACCGTTTCAGCCTCATTGCTAAATTGCAACTCGGCCAGGCGCGCATACAGCGGACTGCTGCTGACCAGCTCGCTGTGCGTGCCAATCGCGGCCAGTTTGCCGTGCTCGATCACTGCAATGCGGTCAGCACTTTTTACCGTGGCCAGCCGATGGGCGATCACCAAGGTGGTGCGCCCTTCCATCAGCGGCGGCAAGGCTTGTTGAATCAAATGCTCGCTCTCGGCGTCCAGCGCACTGGTCGCCTCATCGAGCAGCAGAATCGGCGCATCCACCAACAATGCCCGAGCAATCGCCAAACGCTGACGCTGCCCGCCGGAAAGCCCCAACCCGGCATCGCCCAAGTGAGTCTGGTAGCCATCCGGCAGCTTCATAATAAATTCGTGGGCATGTGCCGCTTTGGCTGCCGCCTCGACCTCAGCCAGGCTGGCAGTGGTTTTGCCGTAACGGATATTGTCCTCCACCGAGCCGAAGAACAGCGCAGGGTTCTGCGACACCAGGGCAAAGCTACTGCGCAGTTCGCGAGGGTCGAGCTGTTGGATCGGCACGCCATCAATCAGGATGCGGCCCTGCTGCGGGTCGAAAAAGCGCAGCAGCAGATCAAACAGCGTCGATTTACCCGCACCGGACGGCCCGACCAACGCCAGGGTTTCCCCCGCTGCAACCTGCAGATCGATACCGTCCACGGCGAAACTGCCGGGGCGCGACGGGTAGGCGAAGCGCAGCCCTTGCAGTTCGATGCGGCCCTGCACCGGCTGTTGCAGATGCAACGCATCGGACGCCGGCGGGGTGATTTCATTGCGCGCCTGCAACAGCTCGGCGATGCGCTCGGCGGCACCGGCAGCCCGTTGCAGCTCGCCGATTACCTCACTCAGGGTGCCGAAGGCCGAGCCGACAATCAGGCTGTAGAACACGAACGCCGCCAGCTCACCGCCGGAAATCCGCCCCGCGATCACGTCCATACCGCCGACCCAGAGCATCACCCCCACCGCGCCGAGCACCAGCACGATCACCACAGTAATCAGCCAGGCACGCTGGGCAATGCGCTGACGCGCAGTATCGAAGGCCGCCTCGGCGGACAGGCCGAAACGGCGTTTGTCCTCATTCTGGTGGTTGTAGGCTTGTACGGTCTTTATCTGCCCCAGCACCTCGCCAACGTAGCTACCAACATCCGCCACCCGGTCCTGGCTCTTCCGCGACAACGCACGTACACGGCGGCCGAATATCAGAATCGGCGCGACCACCAGTGGCAGCGCCATCAACACGATGCCACTGAGTTTGGCATTGGTCACCACCAGCAGCACGCTGCCGCCAACCAGCATGATCAGGTTGCGCAGCGCCATCGACAGCGACGAGCCGATCACCGATTGCAGCAGCGTGGTATCGGCAGTCAGACGCGACTGAATCTCCGAGCTGCGGTTGCTCTCATAAAAGCCCGGATGCAGTTCGATCAGGTGGTTGAACACGCGCTTGCGGATATCGGCGACAAAGCGCTCGCCAATCCACGACACCAGATAGAAACGGGTAAAAGTACCGATGGCCAGCGCCAATACCAACACAAAGAACAGCCCAATCGACTGCTGCAAGGCCGCCGGCGATTGAGTCGCCAGTCCCTGATCGACCAACAGCTTGATGCCCTGCCCCATCGACAGGGTGATGGCGGCGGTAAACATCAGCGCCAGCAAGGCCCCAAACACGCGACCGCGATACGGCGCAATAAAGCGCCAGGCCATGCGCAGGGCATTGCGCTGACGGGAAGACAGGATCGAAAGCATGAAAGCTCGCTGGGGCGCTGACGCCCGTTAATGAGGAAGCGATTGCGGCGTTTCCGCCCGCCAAGCCAGCCAACACAGCGCCAAAGCAGCAAGGTTGGTCGACAGCGGATTGAACGCCTGCAGCAGTAGATGGGGACTGAATAGCGCCACATCAAGCAGCAGCCCAATCAACAGCAGGCCGGCCAGCAACAAGGGCCAGCGCTGACGCCGCCACAACAGCAATAAACCCAAGATGATTTCCGCCAGACCAGCGATGCGCGCCACCCATTCGGGAGCCGGCAGGTTGTGGACTTGGATCATCGCCAGCTCATCCGGACTTAGCCAGAGAATCTTCGGCACCAGGCCGTGCCAGATAAACACCAGGGCCAGGGCGATACGCGCTAGCCAGGCGATCTGCAGTAAACGGGGATCAGTCATGCAAGAAGCGTCGGGCATGATCAGCGTTTGGTATGAGGCAACTGTCGTAGCGACCAAATAGCCGGTAGCGATTTAGCGCAATACGGTCATAGCACCAGTCACGTATGGGCCGTGGAATCAGCCGCAGCCAGGCCAGCAAGCGCCATGGATTAGGCAGTTGGGCGACGATGCGCAGCACCGCATCCGAACGCAGCAGCATCTGGTCATTCTCGATCAAGGCCATGGTATCGAAACGCTCGGTGGGCAAGCCGCCCCAGGCCAATAGCGCCTGGCCCTCGGCCGATTGCACCGAAGCCAGGCGAAAGCGCTGCTCAGCGTCGTGGCGAATCAGAAACTTCGCCCAGCCGTTGCACAGCTTGCACACCCCGTCGAACAACACCACGCGCTCGCCTGGTTGGATAAGGGGTGGACGTGTTTGCTCCTGCATACCCAACTCCTTCAATGCAGCCCTAAGAGCCTGTTTACGATCTCGCGAGCTAGAGCCAGACAAGGCAAAAACAGCCGAGGAAGCGGAGTTTACTGGTTGTAAATGAGCATTCCGAGGCTGTTTTTAACGCAGGATGGCCGACGCGCAGCAGATCGTAAACAGGCTCTTAGGCGGCCGGGATACGGTAATGGCCGGTGATCTTAAAGCTAAAGAGGATGTCCTCTTCCTGAGTGCCACGGCCGATATTGTGCAGCACCAAGGGTACGCCGTTGCCGGCCTGGCGGTCGCTGATAATGCCGATATGGGTCAGGCCGCCGCCCAGATCCCAGGTGACGATATCGCCAGGACGATAGCGCGCGGTATCCTGGCCAGGCGCCAGTGCCCAGCCCTGGCGTTTGAACCAGGTCATCAGATTCGGCACGCGGCGATGATCGATATTGCTGTCGGGCCGGCTTAGCCCCCAGTTCTTGGGATACAGGCGAAAGTTAGCGCGCATGTCCTGATGCACCGCTTGCTGCAAATCCAGGCCTTGCTGGCGCAGCGCGCGGATCACCACATCGGTGCACACGCCGGTATTGAGCGGTACATCGCCATTGGGGTAGCTCAGGCGGCGGTAGGCAGGGTCATAACTCAGGGTTACACCGACCTGCTCGCGGGCCGCTGTGACCAGGGCATCGGCTTGCAGCGCCCAGACCTGGGCACTTAGCAACATGGCCAATGCAATCAGCAGAATCGCCCGCATAACGCCTCCTTGATCGCCTAGTTGCTACTTGCCCACGGGATAGAGCAGCTCTTCCTTATAACCGGCCCACACCCGTACGACATCGGGAAAGGCATCGTCCAGCGCCACATCGCCGCTGTCCACCAGCAACGGCCGGCCTTCAAGCGTACCGAGCTTACGTTTGGTGGCGACCACCCGCAGATTTTCCAGGCCAATCGCGCGCAACACCCGTGGGCTGATCTGCTGGTTGCCGCGACCGATAATATGGCCCTGGCCACCAATCGCAGTCACCAGCAAACGCGCTGGATGGCCATCAATCAGCTCGAACAGCTGCGCCTCGGTGACATCGAGGGCCAACAGCTGACCATTCTCGATCACATCGACGCCGAGCAAGGTGGTCTGCAAACCGAGGTTCTGCGCCAAGCCATGCAGGGTCGAACCGGGGCCGAACACATAGCGCACATCGGCTTCCCAGCTGTCCTGCAGCCAGTCGGCCAGATCATTCAGCACCAGCTCTTCGGACTCCACACCGCCCTGCTTGACCTGCTGCACATAGCCGCCTTCCTGCGGCACCGTCAGCTCGCCATACCAGCGAGCGGTCACCCGACCTTCACGCAGCGCGCTTTCGTCGATATCGCGCACCTCGCCACTGCTCAGGCGCACCAAGCCGCCTTCGATCAGCCGCGCGGTCAGTTCTCCTGCAGCACGCGGGCTGATGGCATAGACCCCGGACTGAATCTTCACCCCGGCCGGAATCCCCAGCACAGGTTGGCCTTCGCGCACAGCGGCGCAGATATCCCGCGCCGTACCATCGCCACCAGCGAACAGAATCAACGCCACGCCAGCATCCTGCAGCAGCTCAACAGCCTGCCGGGTATCGGCGGCGCTGCTCGGACCAGCCGGTAGCTCACCGACCACGCGATGGGCAAAGCCCATCTCGCTCAGCAGGTCAGCGCCCATGGCGCCGGGAAAGGTGACGAATTCCAGGCGCTCGCGTAGCGGCAACAGCACCTCAAGGGCAGTTTTCGTACGCAGCGCCGACTTGGCCTCAACGCCCAAAGCCAAGGCCTGCTCGGCCACGCCGTCACTGCCCTTGAACCCTGCGGGGCCGCCCAGCCCGGCCAGTGGGTTGATGATCAAACCAATATGGAAAAGCCCCATAACACCCTCTAATTCAATACCTGCTGGCCCTGGCACAGTGCCTGCAATAGCTAACTTGCCCTGTGTCTTGCGGCGGTTTTCTGCCGTCGCAGTTGTCATAGCGCCTTCATCTAACACTCATAAAATCGCGCTAACCGATGAGGAGACCAGCCATGCACAGCCAACAACAGAATTCGCCAAAAGCCCCGACAATGCCGATTGGTGGCTTTGTCATCGACGCCCAGGGCCGCGAAATCCCGATCACCGAAGAGATGATCCAGCAAGCCTGCAACGCACTGGAAAAAGCCCAGCAGCAAACCGCCGAACGTAAGTAAGCGTCCCATCAGGGCAGCATTCGCTGCCCTTCGCTACAGCTAATTCAATCTCGCGCCCAACGCCTGCAACAGGCTGACCAACGCCGGCGCATCACCTTTTACAGAAACCTTAAGCCCGTCGATTTCCCGGCGCATCGGGTAGTGTTTGCGCAGCCCGTCAAACGCCGCACGCCGGCTTGCGGCATCGCCCTGCAGGCTGCGGCGAAAATCCGCATCATCGCGGCGCGGGTCATACACGGCACGGCAGATACTGGCCAGGGCCCAGGCCGGATCAGCGCTCGCATCGATAGTCAGCTCACTCAGCCAGGCGGCCGGCATCAGTTCTGCCAGTTCAACGCTGGGCGCAACACCCAGGTGCTGACACAGCGCCTGATAGATCTGCGCCGTGCCGCGCAGCTTGCCGTCCAGGCTGTAGCCGGCAATATGCGGCGTGGCGATGCGGCACAACGCGGCCAGCTCGACATCGGCCTGCGGCTCGCCTTCCCAAACATCCAGCACCACCTGCAGATCACTGCGCTGGGGCAGCAACTCGCGCAATGCCTGGTTATCCACCACCGCGCCACGGCTTGCGTTGATCAGCCAGCTGCCTGGCTTGAGTGCGGCCAAACGCGCGCGATCGAACAGGTGATAAGTTGAGTGTTCACCCAGACGTTCCAGCGGCGTATGCAGGCTGATCACGTCACATTCATCCAGCACCTGCTGCAAGCTGACGAAATCACCGCCCTCAGCGGCCTGACGCGGTGGATCGCAGACCAGCACACGCCAACCCAGGCCACGCAGCACCTTGAGCAGACGGCTGCCAACCTGCCCCGCGCCGACTATCCCATAGGTGCGCGTCGCCAGATCAACGCCCTGCTGCTCGGCCAATACCAGCAGGCTGCCCAGCACATAATCGACCACGCCACGGGCATTGCAGCCCGGTGCGCTGGCCCAGGTGATGCCAGTCTGCTGAAAGTAGTCGAGGTCCAGATGATCAGTGCCGATGGTGCAGGTGCCGACAAATTTCACCGGCGAGCCATCGAGCAGCGCGCGATCAAC
This DNA window, taken from Pseudomonas sp. SG20056, encodes the following:
- a CDS encoding ABC transporter transmembrane domain-containing protein gives rise to the protein MLSILSSRQRNALRMAWRFIAPYRGRVFGALLALMFTAAITLSMGQGIKLLVDQGLATQSPAALQQSIGLFFVLVLALAIGTFTRFYLVSWIGERFVADIRKRVFNHLIELHPGFYESNRSSEIQSRLTADTTLLQSVIGSSLSMALRNLIMLVGGSVLLVVTNAKLSGIVLMALPLVVAPILIFGRRVRALSRKSQDRVADVGSYVGEVLGQIKTVQAYNHQNEDKRRFGLSAEAAFDTARQRIAQRAWLITVVIVLVLGAVGVMLWVGGMDVIAGRISGGELAAFVFYSLIVGSAFGTLSEVIGELQRAAGAAERIAELLQARNEITPPASDALHLQQPVQGRIELQGLRFAYPSRPGSFAVDGIDLQVAAGETLALVGPSGAGKSTLFDLLLRFFDPQQGRILIDGVPIQQLDPRELRSSFALVSQNPALFFGSVEDNIRYGKTTASLAEVEAAAKAAHAHEFIMKLPDGYQTHLGDAGLGLSGGQRQRLAIARALLVDAPILLLDEATSALDAESEHLIQQALPPLMEGRTTLVIAHRLATVKSADRIAVIEHGKLAAIGTHSELVSSSPLYARLAELQFSNEAETVN
- a CDS encoding DoxX-like family protein; protein product: MTDPRLLQIAWLARIALALVFIWHGLVPKILWLSPDELAMIQVHNLPAPEWVARIAGLAEIILGLLLLWRRQRWPLLLAGLLLIGLLLDVALFSPHLLLQAFNPLSTNLAALALCWLAWRAETPQSLPH
- a CDS encoding thiol-disulfide oxidoreductase DCC family protein: MQEQTRPPLIQPGERVVLFDGVCKLCNGWAKFLIRHDAEQRFRLASVQSAEGQALLAWGGLPTERFDTMALIENDQMLLRSDAVLRIVAQLPNPWRLLAWLRLIPRPIRDWCYDRIALNRYRLFGRYDSCLIPNADHARRFLHD
- a CDS encoding DUF1287 domain-containing protein, with amino-acid sequence MRAILLIALAMLLSAQVWALQADALVTAAREQVGVTLSYDPAYRRLSYPNGDVPLNTGVCTDVVIRALRQQGLDLQQAVHQDMRANFRLYPKNWGLSRPDSNIDHRRVPNLMTWFKRQGWALAPGQDTARYRPGDIVTWDLGGGLTHIGIISDRQAGNGVPLVLHNIGRGTQEEDILFSFKITGHYRIPAA
- a CDS encoding ATP-NAD kinase family protein, which translates into the protein MGLFHIGLIINPLAGLGGPAGFKGSDGVAEQALALGVEAKSALRTKTALEVLLPLRERLEFVTFPGAMGADLLSEMGFAHRVVGELPAGPSSAADTRQAVELLQDAGVALILFAGGDGTARDICAAVREGQPVLGIPAGVKIQSGVYAISPRAAGELTARLIEGGLVRLSSGEVRDIDESALREGRVTARWYGELTVPQEGGYVQQVKQGGVESEELVLNDLADWLQDSWEADVRYVFGPGSTLHGLAQNLGLQTTLLGVDVIENGQLLALDVTEAQLFELIDGHPARLLVTAIGGQGHIIGRGNQQISPRVLRAIGLENLRVVATKRKLGTLEGRPLLVDSGDVALDDAFPDVVRVWAGYKEELLYPVGK
- a CDS encoding PA1571 family protein translates to MHSQQQNSPKAPTMPIGGFVIDAQGREIPITEEMIQQACNALEKAQQQTAERK
- the pdxB gene encoding 4-phosphoerythronate dehydrogenase PdxB, which gives rise to MRIVADENIPLLDEFFAGFGEIRRLPGRSIDAAAVADADLLLVRSVTQVDRALLDGSPVKFVGTCTIGTDHLDLDYFQQTGITWASAPGCNARGVVDYVLGSLLVLAEQQGVDLATRTYGIVGAGQVGSRLLKVLRGLGWRVLVCDPPRQAAEGGDFVSLQQVLDECDVISLHTPLERLGEHSTYHLFDRARLAALKPGSWLINASRGAVVDNQALRELLPQRSDLQVVLDVWEGEPQADVELAALCRIATPHIAGYSLDGKLRGTAQIYQALCQHLGVAPSVELAELMPAAWLSELTIDASADPAWALASICRAVYDPRRDDADFRRSLQGDAASRRAAFDGLRKHYPMRREIDGLKVSVKGDAPALVSLLQALGARLN